The Candidatus Eisenbacteria bacterium region GTCCCTCGAGAATCTTCGCTTCCCCGCCCCCGTGAAGCTCGATCATCCTCGGCGCATCTCCCGCGTCGAGATCGTTCCCCGCGAGCTCGATCACGGCACGCCAGGAGCCAAGGGCCTCCTCCTTCTCGCCCGACGCGAGATGTTGCGCCGCCTCCTCGAGCTGTCCGGCGATCATTGCGGAGCGCGCCTCGCGCCACCCGGTCTTGGCCTGGCCTCGCAACGCTTCATCGACCTTGTCGTGGAGCAGGACCTCCTCGAATGTCAGTCGTGCCTCGTAGTAGAACCCTTTCGAGAGCTGCTCCCGTCCTTTGGAGAGCTTCTTCTCTGCGTTGAAGCCGAAGAGTCCCATGGGTTCCTCCTTCGCATGCAGATCCAGATCAGAAACGGCGCGCCGATCGCGGAAGTGATCGCCCCGACCGGCATCTCGGCCGGAGCGAGAACGATGCGCGCCACGACATC contains the following coding sequences:
- a CDS encoding iron ABC transporter permease, which codes for MPVAASVAACGVIGFLGLMVPHIARGIVGAAHERMLPACAVLGAGLLLAADVVARIVLAPAEMPVGAITSAIGAPFLIWICMRRRNPWDSSASTQRRSSPKDGSSSRKGSTTRHD